In Rhododendron vialii isolate Sample 1 chromosome 9a, ASM3025357v1, the following are encoded in one genomic region:
- the LOC131301631 gene encoding transcription factor bHLH49, producing the protein MDVEGNDEFEQEKGDEDLMSYHSPNVSSDWRFGGPNLTNPLMGSIPTAKPMTVCSKGGLMESSSSSSAPLMDSFCHTVWDHPTSTSQNLGFCDINLQNSATTSNNTLGIRKGPLAPLSVDRTVDIGWAPPNPMVKGGGVFLPNAHGMLLPQSLSQFPADSGFIERAARFSCFGRGNFSNMVNSFSVSESMNPFARSGPVMMQQAQEVFGGNGLNSDVKMNEASRGVSLSAEQGAPTEGSPLKNERRSNSFGMSANGSDEAENSGGDGQDNPSSSQPIVLNKRKRGGGGQDNELGQNDALQPTGEATNDNTEIEPKGDLTPTSTSNKPSGKHGKQGPQPSDSQKEEYIHIRARRGQATNSHSLAERVRREKISERMKFLQDLVPGCSKVTGKAVMLDEIINYVQSLQRQVEFLSMKLATVNPRLDFNLEGLLTKEILQSRAGPSSTLGYSHDMTHMTMPFAPLHPSQPGVPVMANSSDALRRSINTQLAAMSEGYKEPSSQVPNMWGEDELHNVVQMGFNSSAPLDSQELNGMTD; encoded by the exons ATGGATGTTGAGGGTAATGATGAATTTGAGCAAGAAAAGGGGGATGAAGATCTCATGAGCTACCATTCACCCAATGTATCATCGGACTGGCGATTTGGTGGGCCGAATCTCACAAACCCATTGATGGGATCGATTCCTACGGCGAAACCCATGACAGTTTGTAGTAAAGGAGGTCTAATGGagtcttcttcctcttcctctgccCCCTTAATGGACTCATTTTGCCACACGGTTTGGGACCACCCCACCAGTACTTCCCAAAACCTGGGCTTCTGTGACATTAATTTGCAAAACAGTGCAACCACCTCAAACAACACACTGGGTATTAGAAAAGGTCCTCTTGCCCCATTGAGTGTTGATAGAACAGTTGATATAGGTTGGGCTCCACCAAATCCAATGGTGAAAGGAGGGGGTGTGTTTTTACCAAATGCTCATGGAATGCTTCTTCCTCAGAGCTTATCCCAGTTCCCAGCAGATTCCGGGTTCATAGAGCGAGCCGCAAGGTTTTCGTGCTTCGGTAGGGGCAATTTCAGCAATATGGTCAACTCTTTTAGTGTATCTGAATCTATGAACCCTTTTGCTAGGAGTGGACCGGTGATGATGCAGCAAGCACAAGAGGTATTTGGAGGAAATGGGTTGAATTCGGATGTGAAGATGAATGAAGCTTCAAGGGGTGTTTCTTTGTCTGCTGAACAAGGGGCTCCTACTGAAGGGAGCCCACTGAAAAATGAGAGAAGGAGCAATAGCTTTGGTATGTCTGCTAATGGGTCGGATGAGGCCGAAaatagtggtggtgatggtcaAGATAATCCATCTTCTTCTCAACCAATTGTATtgaataaaaggaaaagaggtggtggtggtcag GATAATGAACTTGGTCAAAATGACGCCTTACAACCAACTGGTGAAGCTACGAACGATAATACTGAGATTGAACCAAAGGGAGATCTAACCCCAACTTCAACTAGCAATAAGCCTAGTGGAAAGCATGGTAAACAGGGGCCTCAACCTTCAGATTCGCAGAAGGAGGAGTACATACATATTAGAGCTCGAAGAGGCCAGGCAACAAACAGCCACAGTCTTGCAGAAAGA GTTAGAAGGGAAAAGATCAGTGAAAGGATGAAGTTTCTTCAGGACCTTGTACCTGGGTGCAGCAAG gTCACTGGCAAGGCAGTTATGCTTGACGAAATCATTAACTATGTGCAATCACTGCAAAGACAAGTTGAG tttctcTCAATGAAGCTTGCAACTGTTAATCCACGCCTGGACTTTAATCTAGAAGGGCTCCTCACAAAAGAG ATCCTTCAGTCGCGAGCTGGCCCTTCATCTACGTTAGGGTATTCCCACGATATGACCCATATGACTATGCCTTTTGCTCCATTGCATCCTTCTCAACCTGGTGTCCCTGTTATGGCGAACTCTTCAGATGCACTTCGGAGATCCATTAATACCCAATTGGCTGCCATGAGTGAAGGATACAAGGAGCCTAGTTCTCAG GTACCCAATATGTGGGGGGAGGACGAGCTTCACAATGTTGTACAGATGGGCTTCAATTCTAGTGCTCCCCTTGACAGCCAAGAGTTAAATGGTATGACAGATTAG
- the LOC131301636 gene encoding putative pentatricopeptide repeat-containing protein At1g68930, with protein sequence MSTASNYYCSLLKLCCETHNQIQAKKLHCLILKTVSHPETFLLNNLTNAYSKLGNLTYARHVFDKIPQPTLYSWNTILSAYSKSGHLFEMQEIFNRMPQRDGVSWNSVISGLARFRSFDESFKVFRWMFRDGRMNLSRVIFTTMLILSSNEACINFGRQVHGQIVKFGFLSSVFVGSPLIDMYSKAGLICSAKRVFDELVERNLVIDNTMIMGLLRCGMVEESKQLFGCMPERDSISWTTMITGLSQNGVEREAVDMFRKMRSEGLAIDQFTFGSILTACGILLALKEGKQIHAYVIRTNFMNNIFVGSALVDLYSKCRSIKYAEAVFKRMTCKNVVSWTAMVVGYGQNGYCEEAIQIFREMQRNGIEPDEFTLGSVVSSCANLASVEEGTQFHGRALVSGLILFVTVSNALLTLYGKCGSIKESHSLFHEMHCRDEVTWTALVSGYAQFGKAHETLDLFEKMLAHGLQPDQVTFLGVLSACSRAGLVKKGLKYFDLMVEEHGIRPIQGHYTCMIDLFGRSGRLEEAKSFVLNMPFSPDAIGWGTLLSSCRVHGDMEIGKWAAESLLELEPHNPASYVLLSSMYASKGKWDEVAKLRRGMRNLGIKKEPGCSWIRYKSRVHVFSANDRSSPYSSQIYAELANLYCKMIEEGYVPDMSSVLHDVEQSEKIKMLKHHSEKLAIAFGLIFIPLGLPIRVVKNLRVCGDCHNATKYISKITRREILVRDAVRYHLFKDGTCSCGDFW encoded by the coding sequence ATGTCTACTGCATCTAACTACTACTGTTCGTTACTCAAACTCTGCTGCGAAACCCACAACCAAATCCAAGCAAAGAAGCTTCATTGCCTTATACTCAAAACCGTCTCCCACCCAGAGACTTTCCTCTTGAACAATCTCACCAACGCATACAGTAAACTAGGCAATTTAACGTATGCACGTCatgtgttcgataaaatacCTCAACCAACCCTCTACTCATGGAACACCATCCTCTCTGCTTACTCCAAGTCCGGACATCTTTTCGAAATGCAGGAGATCTTTAATCGAATGCCGCAGCGTGATGGAGTTTCCTGGAACTCGGTTATTTCGGGTTTGGCACGGTTCAGGTCGTTTGATGAGTCGTTCAAGGTTTTTAGATGGATGTTTAGGGATGGACGAATGAATTTGAGTCGGGTTATATTCACGACAATGCTTATACTGTCTTCGAATGAGGCTTGTATCAATTTTGGTAGGCAAGTTCATGGGCAGATAGTTAAATTCGGTTTTTTGTCGAGTGTGTTTGTGGGTAGTCCTTTGATTGATATGTATTCAAAAGCGGGGTTAATTTGTAGTGCGAAGAGGGTTTTTGATGAATTGGTTGAGAGGAATCTGGTTATTGATAATACCATGATCATGGGTCTTTTGAGGTGTGGAATGGTTGAAGAATCAAAGCAGTTATTTGGTTGTATGCCTGAAAGAGATTCGATTTCTTGGACAACAATGATTACGGGACTTAGCCAGAACGGAGTGGAGAGAGAAGCTGTTGACATGTTCAGGAAAATGAGATCCGAAGGCTTGGCTATTGATCAGTTTACTTTTGGAAGCATTTTGACAGCTTGTGGGATTCTTCTAGCCTTAAAAGAAGGCAAACAGATCCATGCTTATGTGATTAGGACCAATTTTATGAACAACATTTTTGTTGGTAGTGCCCTTGTTGACTTGTATTCCAAGTGTAGAAGCATAAAATATGCAGAAGCCGTTTTTAAGAGAATGACCTGCAAAAATGTTGTATCTTGGACTGCAATGGTGGTTGGCTATGGTCAAAATGGCTATTGTGAAGAAGCCATTCAGATCTTTCGCGAAATGCAGAGAAATGGGATTGAGCCGGATGAATTTACTCTGGGAAGTGTAGTTAGCTCATGTGCAAATCTTGCAAGCGTAGAAGAGGGTACCCAATTCCATGGTCGAGCACTGGTGTCCGGCTTGATTCTCTTTGTTACAGTTTCAAATGCACTTCTCACACTTTATGGTAAATGTGGAAGCATAAAAGAGTCCCATTCTTTGTTCCATGAGATGCATTGTAGGGATGAAGTCACTTGGACTGCACTTGTTTCCGGTTATGCCCAGTTTGGAAAAGCCCATGAAACACTTgacttatttgaaaaaatgcTGGCCCATGGTCTTCAACCTGATCAGGTCACTTTTTTGGGGGTTCTTTCAGCTTGCAGCAGGGCAGGCCTAGTTAAGAAAGGACTTAAGTATTTTGATTTAATGGTAGAAGAACATGGCATTAGGCCAATTCAAGGTCACTACACTTGTATGATTGATCTTTTTGGGCGGTCCGGGAGGTTAGAAGAGGCTAAAAGTTTTGTATTGAACATGCCTTTTAGTCCTGATGCGATTGGTTGGGGTACCTTATTGAGTTCATGTAGAGTTCATGGTGACATGGAAATTGGGAAATGGGCAGCAGAGTCTCTACTGGAACTAGAACCCCACAACCCTGCAAGCTATGTCTTGCTTTCCAGTATGTATGCTTCTAAAGGGAAATGGGATGAAGTGGCCAAGTTAAGGAGAGGGATGAGAAATTTGGGCATAAAAAAAGAACCTGGATGTAGTTGGATTAGATATAAGAGTAGAGTACATGTTTTTTCTGCCAATGACAGATCAAGTCCGTATTCGAGTCAGATATATGCTGAGCTGGCAAATCTGTATTGCAAAATGATAGAGGAGGGTTATGTGCCTGACATGAGTTCTGTTTTGCATGATGTTGAACAGTCTGAGAAGATAAAGATGCTTAAGCATCACAGTGAGAAGCTTGCTATTGCCTTTGGCTTGATATTTATTCCTCTTGGCCTACCCATAAGAGTGGTAAAAAACCTCAGAGTATGTGGGGATTGCCACAATGCAACTAAATACATTTCAAAGATTACGCGGAGAGAGATTCTTGTCAGAGATGCTGTTCGGTACCATTTGTTCAAAGATGGAACATGTTCATGTGGTGATTTCTGGTGA
- the LOC131301632 gene encoding putative U-box domain-containing protein 42, with protein MELQNSSTDAANIFQSLSKTIDLAKELVSRCQKRAEVRSAIEQLEGVIKHIGEDLGSIPPSTYGNQESLEIAVTSLSKEMKSVHIKVTQISQTQLPEKNELEPQTETDLYSISSEDYIESVQSSGIARLNQVEQFGSINRKGKWSQRHGSSRSSTNFPQVTQYMEPQYETFFCPLTKSIMDDPVTIESGVTYERKAITEWYEKFESPVDAVCPQTGQKLEKRASSTNTALKATIEEWKERNEMARIKVDRAALSQASSESMVFEALKDLQIICHKKHNNKLLIRSMDMLPLIGKFLEYKDRNVRCATLELLLLLAEDDDEGKEMVAMSVNMPIIIRMLSNNHQPVKHTSLLLLLELSRSQSLCEKIGSVTGGILILIAMKYRETSDAFASDKADEILRNLEGSPDNIKRMADNGLMEPLLNHLIEGSEEIKMEMASYLGEISLGDDSQIQVAERASPSLIKMVQDGNSLTTKAAFKALKKISSHYPNSKVLVEAGMVEVMTEELFTRKIYNEQMNSKKEAAAILANVLESGLDLESIQVNLRGHTIASDYIVYNIIYLLKKSTLDELNINLIRALLCLTKSQEVSATIVSVVKETEASYNLMELINNANEELEVSAVKLLIKLSPYIGHTLVERLCKTRGQPESLIQSPTETTRITEKQAVSTNFLANLPHKSLTLNLALLNKNLVPAVLEIIIQMQRSGVRTSRYANYYFEGLVGILVRFTATLYDHQVLLLARNNNFTSLFTELLTKTSSDEVQMLSAIGLENLSTQSISLSKPPKVKKPNYIKWSFLPKCGSSVSSKHKSTPLCPVHRGACSSQDTFCLLDANAVERLSACLDHENVEVVRAALSAICTLLDNNVDVEKSVNILNGLNTIQFVLNAVREHKHKDLLQKSFWVIERFLMQGGERTVSDISQDGSLHAALVSAFHHGDGSTRQMAENILGYLNKMPNSSTNYATGSTRQMAVIML; from the exons ATGGAGTTACAGAACTCCTCAACcgatgcagcaaatattttcCAGTCTCTATCCAAAACCATTGATTTGGCTAAAGAACTTGTCTCAAGATGCCAAAAGCGTGCCGAAGTAAGGAGCGCTATAGAGCAGCTTGAGGGGGTGATAAAACACATAGGAGAAGACCTAGGTTCAATACCACCATCAACGTATGGAAACCAAGAATCGCTGGAAATTGCAGTTACCTCCCTTTCAAAGGAGATGAAAAGTGTTCACATTAAAGTTACTCAAATAAGTCAAACTCAACTACCAGAGAAGAACGAACTTGAACCCCAAACTGAAACAGATCTCTACTCCATCAGTTCTGAAGATTACATAGAGAGTGTGCAGTCATCTGGTATTGCACGTCTCAATCAGGTTGAACAATTTGGAAGCATAAATAGAAAAGGCAAATGGAGCCAAAGGCATGGAAGCTCCAGATCCTCGACAAACTTTCCACAAGTGACTCAGTACATGGAACCTCAGTATGAGACTTTCTTCTGTCCCTTGACGAAAAGCATTATGGATGACCCAGTCACCATAGAAAGTGGGGTAACTTATGAGAGGAAAGCGATTACTGAGTGGTATGAAAAGTTTGAAAGTCCAGTTGATGCTGTTTGCCCCCAAACAGGACAGAAGCTAGAGAAGAGAGCTTCGAGCACTAATACAGCACTGAAGGCCACAATAGAGgagtggaaagaaagaaatgaaatggCAAGAATCAAGGTTGATAGGGCAGCTCTGTCACAGGCTAGTTCAGAGAGTATGGTCTTTGAAGCACTTAAGGATTTACAGATCATCTGTCACAAGAAGCATAACAATAAATTACTGATTCGAAGCATGGATATGTTGCCATTGATAGGGAAGTTCCTGGAGTATAAAGACAGAAATGTGAGATGTGCAACACTTGAATTACTACTCCTACTGGCTGAAGATGATGACGAGGGCAAG GAGATGGTGGCAATGTCAGTTAACATGCCAATCATAATCAGGATGCTGTCAAATAATCACCAACCAGTAAAGCACACATCACTGCTACTCTTGCTTGAGCTTTCAAGATCCCAATCTTTGTGCGAGAAAATAGGATCTGTTACTGGAGGAATCCTCATTCTAATAGCAATGAAGTACAGAGAGACTTCTGATGCCTTTGCTTCAGATAAAGCAGATGAAATCTTAAGGAACTTGGAGGGATCTCCAGATAACATCAAGCGCATGGCAGATAATGGCCTCATGGAACCCCTTCTGAATCATCTTATTGAAG GTAGTGAAGAGATAAAGATGGAGATGGCAAGCTACCTTGGGGAAATTTCTCTAGGGGATGACAGTCAAATCCAAGTGGCTGAAAGGGCTTCTCCTTCTCTAATCAAAATGGTGCAAGATGGAAATTCGCTGACCACGAAAGCGGCATTCAAAGCTCTAAAGAAGATTTCTTCTCACTACCCAAATAGCAAGGTACTAGTTGAAGCTGGAATGGTAGAAGTCATGACTGAAGAGTTGTTCACTAGGAAAATCTACAATGAGCAAATGAACTCAAAGAAGGAAGCTGCCGCAATACTTGCAAATGTACTTGAGTCTGGCCTAGACCTAGAGTCCATTCAAGTAAACTTGCGTGGCCACACAATAGCTTCAGATTACATTGTGTACAACATCATCTACTTGCTCAAGAAGTCCACCCTGGATGAACTCAACATCAATCTCATCAGGGCACTCTTATGTTTAACCAAGTCCCAAGAAGTATCAGCTACAATCGTCTCTGTGGTTAAAGAGACCGAAGCGAGCTACAACCTGATGGAACTGATCAATAACGCAAATGAAGAACTTGAAGTTTCAGCAGTTAAACTGCTCATAAAACTCTCACCGTACATAGGTCATACCTTAGTAGAGAGATTATGCAAAACCAGAGGCCAACCTGAGAGCCTAATCCAAAGTCCAACTGAAACAACCCGAATAACAGAGAAGCAAGCAGTTTCAACAAATTTCCTTGCAAATCTCCCTCACAAAAGCCTTACACTCAACTTGGCTCTTCTCAACAAAAACCTTGTCCCTGCAGTCCTGGAAATAATAATTCAAATGCAACGAAGTGGAGTAAGAACAAGCAGGTATGCAAATTATTACTTTGAAGGACTAGTGGGTATACTTGTCAGATTCACAGCTACGCTATACGACCATCAGGTATTACTTCTTGCAAGAAACAACAACTTCACATCATTATTCACAGAATTGCTCACAAAAACATCAAGTGATGAAGTTCAGATGTTATCAGCAATTGGGTTGGAGAATCTCTCCACACAATCCATTAGCCTGTCAAAGCCACCAAAAGTAAAGAAACCAAATTACATTAAATGGTCCTTTTTACCAAAATGTGGATCATCTGTTTCATCAAAGCATAAAAGCACACCATTATGCCCAGTTCACAGAGGGGCATGCTCTTCACAAGATACCTTCTGTTTGCTGGATGCAAATGCAGTTGAGAGGCTTTCAGCATGTTTGGACCATGAGAATGTTGAAGTTGTTAGGGCAGCTTTATCAGCTATATGTACATTGCTGGATAACAATGTTGATGTAGAAAAGAGTGTGAACATTTTGAACGGATTAAATACAATTCAGTTTGTGTTGAATGCGGTCAGGGAGCACAAACACAAAGATCTGTTGCAGAAATCATTTTGGGTGATTGAGAGGTTTTTGATGCAGGGTGGGGAAAGAACTGTTTCAGATATATCACAAGATGGGTCACTTCATGCTGCATTGGTCAGTGCTTTCCATCATGGGGATGGAAGCACAAGGCAGATGGCTGAGAACATCTTGGGGTACTTGAACAAGATGCCAAATTCCAGTACCAACTATGCCACGGGAAGCACAAGGCAGATGGCTGTCATTATGTTGTAG
- the LOC131301637 gene encoding GDSL esterase/lipase At2g03980-like has translation MASSHKLVSLFLFLWSVNARDDGVEPVAHHARLLINRLYVFGDSNVDPGNTMKVVDPNTKHITKVGLTADFPPYGIDFDKKSTATGRFTNGKTAADCLGFLGSQSSVPLAYTNFLDDTRTSILSITGINYASSGCGILPYTKPPMVECSNLQKQIDFFNLTVNQDLSPTLGKPSALKSYLSDAVFFISIGVNDFVFTYPTVYPKDPEEFAFFLIRELRNQIGRLFQIGARRFIVNNIAPLGCLPGMRNKATGRCNEEVNEPLVPYNNRLAALLKNLMSDYDAEFFLADSHSLFNQMIWYPGQYGFMNVKDPCCGEDYHGQSVCLPGSTPCSNRDEYLFFDGEHVTQAANFAFAHLCINRTICN, from the exons ATGGCATCATCACATAAACTCGTgtcactctttcttttcttgtggtCTGTTAATGCACGAGATGATGGAGTCGAGCCGGTTGCTCATCACGCTCGACTGTTGATTAATAGGTTGTATGTGTTTGGAGACTCGAACGTTGACCCTGGAAACACCATGAAAGTTGTCGATCCCAACACCAAGCACATCACCAAAGTTGGTCTGACCGCAGATTTTCCTCCATATGGCATCGACTTTGACAAGAAGTCCACGGCCACAGGCCGTTTTACAAACGGAAAAACAGCCGCAGATTGCTTGG GGTTCCTCGGAAGTCAATCTTCAGTTCCTCTAGCTTACACGAACTTTTTAGACGATACCAGAACGAGCATCCTGAGTATAACAGGCATCAATTACGCATCTTCTGGATGTGGCATACTACCCTATACCAAACCACCAATG GTGGAATGCTCTAACTTACAAAAGCAGATAGACTTCTTCAACTTGACAGTGAACCAAGATTTGTCCCCTACTCTTGGCAAACCATCAGCACTCAAAAGTTATCTTTCGGATGCCGTGTTCTTTATATCAATTGGCGTGAATGACTTTGTTTTCACCTACCCAACTGTATACCCGAAG GACCCTGAAGAATTTGCATTTTTCCTTATACGGGAGCTGAGGAACCAAATAGGG AGACTGTTTCAAATAGGAGCAAGACGATTCATAGTGAACAACATTGCCCCTCTAGGATGTTTGCCAGGAATGAGGAACAAGGCCACTGGCCGGTGTAACGAAGAGGTGAACGAACCTCTCGTTCCCTACAACAATCGGCTTGCTGCTCTGTTGAAAAACTTGATGAGTGACTATGATGCCGAGTTTTTCTTAGCAGATAGCCACAGCCTTTTTAATCAAATGATTTGGTACCCTGGACAATATG GGTTTATGAATGTAAAAGACCCGTGTTGTGGAGAAGATTACCATGGGCAATCGGTTTGTCTCCCTGGCTCCACTCCATGCAGCAATAGAGATGAATATCTCTTCTTTGATGGCGAACATGTTACCCAAGCCGCGAATTTTGCATTTGCCCATTTATGCATCAATAGGACTATCTGCAATTAA
- the LOC131301635 gene encoding heat shock protein 90-5, chloroplastic: protein MVPALSRSLASASVASLPSFSSTNAVNRVFASRRSAFIPQNGLRNSFSKSGLKWKVERRETGLAVRCEAAGGAAVAEKEVPEASGERHEYQAEVSRLLDLIVHSLYSHKEVFLRELVSNASDALDKLRFSSVTDPSLLGDAGELEIRIKPDPDNGTITITDTGIGMTKEELINCLGTIAQSGTSKFLKALKENKDLGADNGLIGQFGVGFYSAFLVAEKVEVSTKSPLSDKQYVWESVADSSSYMIREETDPEKLLPRGTQITLYLRPDDKYEFSEPTRIQNLVKNYSQFISFPIYTWQEKSRTIEVEEEEEPKEGEETKPEADKKKAKKTKTEKYWDWELTNETKPIWMRNSKEVQKEEYNEFYKKTFNEFLDPLGYTHFTTEGEVEFRSVLYLPGMAPLNNEDITNPKTKNIRLYVKRVFISDDFDGELFPRYLGFVKGVVDSNDLPLNVSREILQESRIVRIMRKRLVRKTFDMIQDIAESENKEDYKKFWENFGKFIKLGCIEDSGNHKRITPLLRFFSSKSEEDLISLDDYVENMGENQKAIYYLATDSVQSAKTAPFLEKLVQKDIEVLYLVEPIDEVAIQNLQTYKEKKFVDISKEDLDLGDEDEVKENETKQEYNLLCDWVKQQLGDKVAKVQVSKRLSTSPCVLVSGKFGWSANMERLMKAQTLGDTASLEFMRGRRILEINPDHPIIKDLNAACKNAPESTEAKRTVDLLYDTALISSGFSPDNPADLGNKIYDMMAMAVGGRWGRLESEEAEPVVDSSASESDGSPDGASETEVIEPSEVRAENDPWKD from the exons ATGGTGCCTGCTCTAAGCAGAAGCCTGGCCTCCGCTTCCGTCGCTTCTCTCCCCTCGTTTTCATCGACCAACGCGGTGAACAGAGTCTTCGCCTCCAGGCGGAGCGCGTTTATCCCTCAAAACGGTCTAAGAAACAGCTTCTCTAAATCCGGTCTGAAGTGGAAggttgagaggagagagacggGGCTGGCGGTCCGTTGTGAGGCCGCCGGCGGGGCCGCCGTTGCGGAGAAAGAAGTCCCCGAGGCCTCCGGCGAGCGCCACGAGTACCAAGCCGAG GTCAGCCGCCTACTGGATTTGATAGTTCATAGCTTATACAGTCACAAAGAGGTGTTTCTTCGAGAGCTTGTTAG TAATGCGAGTGATGCTCTCGATAAGTTGAGATTTTCAAGTGTGACCGACCCTTCTTTACTTGGCGATGCTGGGGAACTAGAGATTCGCATCAAACCTGACCCAGACAATGGGACCATCACTATAAC GGATACTGGTATAGGAATGACAAAAGAGGAGCTCATAAACTGTCTTGGAACTATTGCTCAGAGTGGTACTTCAAAATTCCTCAAGGCCCTCAAG GAAAATAAAGATCTGGGAGCAGACAACGGTTTAATAGGTCAATTTGGTGTAGGGTTCTATTCAGCATTTTTGGTTGCAGAAAAG GTGGAAGTTTCTACTAAGAGTCCACTTTCAGATAAGCAATATGTCTGGGAGTCCGTAGCTGACAGTAGCTCGTACATGATTAGGGAGGAAACTGATCCTGAAAAGCTGCTTCCCCGTGGAACTCAAATCACACTCTATTTAAGG CCCGATGACAAATATGAATTCTCTGAGCCAACCAGGATTCAAAATTTGGTGAAGAATTACTCACAATTCATTTCGTTCCCTATCTATACATGGCAAGAGAAATCGAGAACTATTGAG gtggaagaagaggaagaaccAAAAGAGGGGGAAGAAACCAAACCAGAG GCCGATAAGAAAAAGGCCAAGAAAACTAAAACTGAGAAGTATTGGGACTGGGAGTTGACCAACGAGACAAAACCTATATGG ATGCGGAATTCAAAGGAAGTTCAAAAGGAGGAGTACAATGAGTTCTACAAGAAGAcctttaatgaatttttggatCCGCTTGGATACACTCACTTCACCACTGAG GGTGAGGTGGAGTTTAGAAGTGTCCTCTATCTTCCTGGCATGGCACCTCTCAATAATGAAGACATTACAAATCCGAAGACAAAGAACATACGTTTGTATGTGAAACGAGTATTTATTTCTGATGATTTTGATGGTGAACTG TTTCCACGCTACTTGGGCTTTGTGAAGGGTGTGGTGGATTCAAATGACCTTCCCCTTAATGTGTCCCGAGAAATCCTTCAAGAAAGTCGAATT GTGAGAATAATGAGAAAGAGGCTTGTCCGGAAAACTTTTGACATGATTCAAGATATCGCTGAAAGTGAAAATAAAGAG GATTACAAAAAATTCTGGGAGAACTTTGGAAAGTTTATTAAGTTAGGTTGCATTGAGGATTCTGGTAACCACAAGCGCATCACTCCACTTTTGCGATTCTTCTCTTCCAAAAGCGAGGAGGACTTGATAAGCTTGGATGATTACGTTGAAAATATGGGTGAAAACCAGAAAGCTATCTATTACTTGGCAACTGACAGTGTGCAAAGTGCCAAGACTGCTCCATTCTTGGAGAAGCTGGTTCAAAAAGATATTGAG GTCTTATATCTTGTTGAGCCTATTGACGAAGTTGCCATCCAGAATCTACAAACCTATAAAGAGAAGAAATTTGTTGACATCAGCAAGGAAGATTTGGATCTTG GTGACGAGGATGAGGTCAAAGAGAATGAAACTAAGCAAGAGTACAATCTTCTTTGTGATTGGGTAAAACAGCAACTTGGCGATAAGGTTGCCAAGGTCCAAGTCTCAAAACGTCTGAGCACATCCCCATGTGTGCTTGTTTCTGGCAAGTTTGGATGGTCTGCTAATATGGAAAG GTTGATGAAAGCACAAACTCTTGGGGACACAGCAAGCTTGGAGTTCATGAGAGGAAGGAGAATATTGGAGATTAATCCTGATCATCCCATCATCAAAGACTTGAAC GCTGCATGCAAAAATGCACCCGAGAGTACCGAGGCCAAGAGAACTGTAGACCTCCTGTACGACACAGCACTGATCTCCAGCGGATTCTCT CCGGATAATCCAGCTGATTTGGGTAACAAGATATATGACATGATGGCAATGGCTGTTGGTGGAAGGTGGGGCCGGCTGGAGAGCGAAGAGGCTGAGCCCGTAGTAGACAGTAGCGCTTCAGAATCAGATGGGAGTCCTGATGGTGCCTCAGAGACGGAAGTGATTGAGCCCTCAGAAGTGAGAGCAGAGAACGACCCGTGGAAGGACTGA